The DNA window ACTATGAATGCCGGCGGACTGTCACTGGCTTTCTGCGTTTGATCGCACTCCATTGGGGGCGAACCATGGGGGTGCGTTTTCGTCACCTTCCTCGGGCGGAAAATCGGTCGAGCAGGCAAGCTCGCGCTGTTGCTCGAGCGCGGCGAGCCGCGCCGAAAGTTGTGCGTACATGACGTGGTAGGCATCGCTGCCGAGGGCGATCCGCCTCGGCGCCGGTGTCTCATCGATGCTCGCGATCATGATCGCTACCATCTTCGCGGGATCGCCGGGCGAGGGGTGGCTGTCGTCGGCGATGATCCGATTGACCATTCGCGAGGGGGAGGCATCGTAGGCGTCGAGCGTGGGCGCAAGCTGTGCGCTGCGATGGCGGAAGTCGGTGCGCGCGCCGCCCGGCTCGATCAGGGTGCAGCCGATCCCGAAGCCTTCCACTTCCTGCGCGACGGCGTCGAGGAAGCCCTCGATGCCCCATTTGGTCGCGTGATAGAGCGAGCCGCCGGGAAAGGCGGCCTGGCCGCCCATGCTGGAGAGCTGCAGGATCCGCCCGCCGCCCTGGGCGCGCAGATGCGGAAGCGCGGCGCGAATGAGCTGGATCGACCCGACCAGATTGGTGTCGATCTGGTGCCGGACCTGCTCGTCCGTCATTTCCTCGGCGGCGCCCATCAGGCCATAGCCGGCATTGCTGACGACCATTTCGATATGGCCGAGCGCGGCAAAGGCGCGATCGACGACGCCGCGGATCGCCGCGGTCTCGGAGAGGTCGAGCTTCGCACACCAGAGCTGGCTGCGATATTTCGCCTTCAGCTCGTCCATGACGGAAAGGTTGCGCACGGTGCCCGCCACGCGATCGCCGCGCGCGAGCAGTTGCTCGGCCATGATGCGGCCAAAGCCGCTGCTCACGCCGGTGATGAACCAGTTTCTTGGGGTCATAGGTTTCTCCAGATGAAAATCGAACGGCCGAACGGTCAGAAGCGCTCGCCCACCATCGCCTCGCTCCTGGCCCAGAGTGCCTTGGCGTGTACCGGATCGAGCGCGTAGGGCCGCACACCGGGGCTCACCGGGCTGACCAGCCCTTCGGTGATTTCCGACACTTGGCAGTTCTCGCAATAACGCCCGCCGACATCTTCGGCCTGGGCCACGACGGCGGCCCAGACCGAAGTCGCTGCGCCCTGTGGAGTCGTCTTGAACTGGAACGGCGGCTGGCCCGCCGCCGCGAGCTGGGCATTGATCTGCGCCACGAGATTTTCAAGTTCGCCAGGCGCCATGTGACGATCGAGTTCGGTCTTGATGCCGCCTGGATGCACCGCCGTCGCCCGCACCCCGCGCGCCTTGTGCCGCTGGTCGAACTCCACCGCGAACAAGATGTTCGCGGTCTTGGAGCGGCCATAGGCGATCATCGGGTCATAGGGCGTGCGCTCGAAATTGGGATCGTCGAGGTCGACGTCCGAATAGCGGTGGCCGGAGGAGGCGAC is part of the Bradyrhizobium canariense genome and encodes:
- a CDS encoding SDR family oxidoreductase, producing MTPRNWFITGVSSGFGRIMAEQLLARGDRVAGTVRNLSVMDELKAKYRSQLWCAKLDLSETAAIRGVVDRAFAALGHIEMVVSNAGYGLMGAAEEMTDEQVRHQIDTNLVGSIQLIRAALPHLRAQGGGRILQLSSMGGQAAFPGGSLYHATKWGIEGFLDAVAQEVEGFGIGCTLIEPGGARTDFRHRSAQLAPTLDAYDASPSRMVNRIIADDSHPSPGDPAKMVAIMIASIDETPAPRRIALGSDAYHVMYAQLSARLAALEQQRELACSTDFPPEEGDENAPPWFAPNGVRSNAESQ
- a CDS encoding SDR family NAD(P)-dependent oxidoreductase codes for the protein MTNSFGATSTTDDVLAGIDLRGRRVLVTGVSAGLGVETARALAAHGAQVVGAVRDVAKAERATAQVRAEAANGGGLKLIQLDLASLKSVRACADALVADGRSFDVVIANAGVMRTPFGHTADGFETQFGTNHLGHFVLVNRIASLIAPGGRLVNVASSGHRYSDVDLDDPNFERTPYDPMIAYGRSKTANILFAVEFDQRHKARGVRATAVHPGGIKTELDRHMAPGELENLVAQINAQLAAAGQPPFQFKTTPQGAATSVWAAVVAQAEDVGGRYCENCQVSEITEGLVSPVSPGVRPYALDPVHAKALWARSEAMVGERF